TCATTCTAATGTTCTCCTTGCCGCTGAGGggttcaggaggaatgtggtgggatggaataaaaacatctttggccacattatcagaaggaaaaataaacttttaagaagaattgaaggcattcaACGTTGTTTGGAGATCCGTTTCGATCACAGTCTGAATTTtcatcttagatctctccagaacgagttggaagctgtgcttagacaggaagagcttctttggttccagaaatctaggaaggcttggattaaggacggTGACCGGAATACCGGGTTTTTCCACCTTTCGActattattaggaggcagaggaatcggatcgatgctattaaagaccCCAATGGTGATTGGGTATATGAGGATGAAGATATTGGTCGCCTTGACCTTGTCTTCTATAAAGAcctttttaaagaggaagaggtGGACCTGAATAGAGCCCACTCTGGGATTTCCTTTCCTAAGTtggaggaggatgctattaaggaagctttccatcctattaaccataaagaaattgatctggctttctccagtattggagctactaaggctccgaggatcgatggtattcctgctagtttttaccataaacactgAGATACTGTGAAGGAGGGCATTTACAGTTTTGTTATAGGTGTTTTCGGTGGATCCAACGATATTAGGCTGGTGAATAAAACCCTCTTGGTTCTGATCCCAAAAGTTGAGAAACCTTCCTCCTTTCTTCAAATGAGGCCGATCAGTCTTtgcaatgtgttatataaagtTATCACTAAAATAgtggctaatagactccggCGTATCCTTCCTGAGATTATAAGCCAGAATCAAGGTAGTTTTGTTCCtggcaggcaaatgatggataatgtggttattgcccaggaggtagTTCAttccatgaagatgaagaagggtaagaaagggatcgtggcgctcaagctggatctggagaaagcttatgaccgcttaaactggagttttcttttggatagtttaaagagagctggtatcccggatagctggaggagattgattgaggattgcatttcttctcctgttttccaggttttgatcaatggagatatgtctgatgagttctctccctccaagggaatccgtcaaggggatcctatgtgccccttcctttttgttattgctatggagaggttgtctcacctgatccaagaggctgtgAGTAAGGGGATTCTCCATCCTGTGTCCATCAACAAGTATTGCCCtcctattacccatttgttcttcgctaACAATGTGATgctctttgtggaagggaatgaggagcaaattagtgtggttatggatatccttaattgtttctgtgctgcttctggccagaagattaatatccaaaaatctcggatgctttgctctaagaacatggacaAAGGCGTTTGTAAAAGGATGAGTGATCTATCCGGCATTCCTCTTACTCactctttgggtaagtatcttggggtccctctccacagcgacagagtttccaaagcctcttttaaagagactctggataaaactaatggattgtgtgctagctggaaagctaattctctttccctagCAGGTCATCTAACtttaattcagtctgtcaattgcGCGGCGcctaatcatatcatgcaagcctgtagatTGCCTGAACCGGTTCTCAATGAGCTTGACAAAATAAaccggcgtttcctttggggtgagtctggagaaGGGAAAGATTCAccttgtcccttggaaggaggtctgccagccgaaaagcatggggggtcttggtattagacaagctaaggacaacaacaaagtcttattaatgaagcttctctggagaatgtggcaatacccctcctctctttgggttcgtcttctctatggtaagtatcggaaagacaaaatctttggaggccctaaggagagaattgtcaattgttctttcctctggaaagggcttagcgttgtgtttgcagagttctgctcgggggttggcctggaggtgggtaatggaaagtccatcagtttctggtaTGATACCTGGATTGGAGACAAACCGTTAGTTGATGTGTGTAGctcccccccgcctagtaaTACCcataactggaggattgccaatgtggtggactctgagggggactggatctggtcaaagtttgataccttctttagcctggatactctccttagaattaggggagtaaagattagtaatcaagaggaagacaaggataggcattgctggggcCTGACTAACAATGGTGCTTATTCTTGCAAGtcagcctttgaagcttttaccctCAACAGGGCCGATCCTCTCTCGGatacttggaaatccatttgggcccttaaagtcccttaccgtattaggagtttcctgtggctgggagtcaaggacaggttgcttactaattcggataggcacaggcGGCACTTGGcggattctggagcttgcagtagatacagaggccatgatgaaactttgtgccatgctctgagggattgctctaagagtaaagaggtgtggaagaaaattctcccacaccacattctttcttccttcatggcccacTCTGAGTATGACTGGTTCTCTAATGGTGTTAGTGGGAATTACTggctaacatggagcatggtgacattttctttgctatcatctgtcaccaaatttggaagtggaggaacgaggagatttttggtgaTAAATCTGTTTTTATTCCTAACTTAACtgagttcttctcgaaaaaactctctattattactgagagcttcaaaggggattcccttgCCAGGTCTACCCAGAAAAGAGAGGTCCAACTCGTTggttggagcaggccgagagatggggtggtgaagttgaatatggatggctcctgccttaacAATGgcaagattgctgccggaggagtTCTTCGAGATACGAGGGGCGCCTGGCtgtctgggtttacccagaacctggggttgggttcttccttttttgcggagctttggggtattctctcgGGTGTCAAGCTTGCCAAAAGCCTGGGGGTCAAGAGGttatctgtggagtctgataacatggaggccatcaatatgatttctgataatcaggctatttgtcttaatagccgaaaccttatcaaagctattaaaaggctttgcccttcctttgagttcttaaagttcagccacattttcagggaacagaaccgggttgcggatcgcttggcggcggctgagcatgaggggatgttaggggcgataaagtttttttttaatatttttaatttctatACACCTCTCTAGAaaaacatgtaatatgaaacagaaAGATTAGTGTTTATATCTTTTGACCTATTGATAACATGTATCCCTgtaatttatgaaaattaataaattgtGAATCAGTTTAGATggaattatcacaaataaatgtAACTAggaaataaatttttaattggaCACTGTGGAATTAAAGATTACAAAATAAGTGACAAAAGTGTACTCATATACAAattattatttcataaattGTATAGAATCTCGGTAGTTGGATCTCTTATCCATGATAATCCAATAGCAAAAATCCATTAGTagaatttttaattcttttttttatgatCGGTCAGTATATGACCTTATTTTAAAAtactgtaattttttttcttttaaaaatataagtgtTAAATTTGTTGATTGTACAAACTAGTTAAAAATATGAATTCTAAAACATATGGAGTGACTGTATAAACcaccaaattttatttattatttgatttacattaatttattctttaatacaACAATAAATCCATTTCATTTACTAActgttttattttagaaaaacaatAACATGTTGTCAGTTTCATCATTAAATTattgaattaaaagtttagaaaaatcaataactaatcaaataattatcataattaatcaataatttaatattttaatatattaggaaataattaatcaataatttaatatattcaTTGAAAAAAAGAGATGTTTAATGTATTCAAACATAATTaatcaataatttaatatatctaTGTAAAATAATGAAGAcacaattaataaaaattaaactaataaaGGAGTAAAATATGCATTTTGCGGAAAAGAAACCGAAAAGTGTGAATCCAATCGAAATCGTGACGCGTGCTTCAATTGCTTAGCTTAATGAcagcaagattaattaaagATGACCGTTTTTAAAGGAAAAAACCTCCCTTTGAATTTGGAGCTATTTCAGTTAAAATCGTTAACGTGCGTCAATATCATTGGCCAATCTCCCATCCTATTGCCAAAATTTCATATCTTCCCTAGGGTTTCGCCCCCCACACACAACTCcctatctctttctctctctcgcTCTTTTTCGCCGGTCGGTGAACATTTCGGAAATTCTTTTTTCCGATTACTATCCCGACCAGCGGTCGCCCCCTAAACTTTTCATTCTTCCCTTCACAATCTTAATTCGAACTCCCCAGGGAGAGATTATGACTGCTATTTTGTGGATTTCATTTTCAATATTTGATTGAAACAACCGGTGTCGCGACTCTCGtaagttcattttcttttttctttattatgaGTTTTCTTTTATTGGATACATATTTCACGCTAATATATCATTTAGGGATTCAAGTCCAGAAGTAATCTTATGTTTATGTATTGAAATTTTAGGTGATTGAGCTATTCTGTATTTTGGATGCAGGAATTTCGGGGAGGGAAATAGATAGGGAGTTGTGCGTGGATTATTGGCGAAGATGGCTAGTCAAGGCGGATCTTCGAGGAGAAGTATGTCGATGCCGAATTCATCTTCTGTAATTGCAAGGAAGAAATCGTCTGAGCACGTGGGTGCCCCTGAAAGTGCACGGAGAACTTTTGTCTCTCAACGGGCTGCCGGGTATGTGCTTTGGGTTCTTTTTGTTGCTTACATGACTCCTTTTTTTGTCAATGAAATATTCTGGATTTATTATCCATTGTTCTTTGTTAACAATTTTGTTATACAATGAAATTTTTTATGAATGATTGGATGAGGAAAATTCTGTCTTGTCATTTTGTAgagctatttttattaatacaTAATATTATGAAGAGCTATTGTGATGCGGGTTAGAGCTGTAGCATAGTTTTCTTTACTATATAGGTTGTAATACCTGGCCAATACAATTATTATTTCTAGCACCTGGCTCCCGTTTGGTCAAGAAAAGTAGAGAATACCATATTGGACCACATTAGTCATGCTTCATAATATAATCCTTTCTCTTATATATACGTGAAATGCAAAAAGATGAGAAAGGACTAAATAATAGTACTATACTGTCATCTGCCTTTGTATGTTCTTGAAGCATCTTTTTGAATGATGTACGTATATTGGAATCAGAGCATATTATTATATCAACTTTCCTATAGATTATCATAACTCTTTCTTATTTCCCATCAAATTTTGGGCTTTATGGGAAGTAAAAGTCTTGTAATAGAATCCTGTCCTCTTTCCTAAAGCAAGTTCCGATCGATTTATAGTTGCTGCTCTCTGTCTCCATCCGACATCCACATCACTCTCAATCGCCATTGACATTGAGATTTGTACTTGTTAAGTTGGGGGAAAGAGTGTTTTTTTTGCCGCATGCTGAtgctaattaattttttttatcagttaCTTAATTGAAATGAtattgtttttcaaaataaatggaAACTGTAAGCACAGCACCTTATATGCTTGTACTTAAGAAGTATGGCAAAGATATGTGTTTGTCATGATACTGGAAAGTCCGGATAGTACTCATTTATGCCAAATACAATATTCTTGCACCCCATAGTTGATGCAGTTAAACATGATTATAGTAACTTATGTACCCTCCATTTAACATATAACTGGTCCAGGGGACTAACTGGCGAGCGTACAGTAAAAAGGTTACGTCTTTCAAAGGCTCTGACGGTACCTGAAACCACAACTATCCAAGATGCTTGTCGTCGCATGGCTGCTCGTAGAGTTGATGCACTGTTGCTAACGGACTCAAATGCATTACTTTGTGGAATCCTTACAGACAAGGTATTGCTAAATTTTACATGGTTTATTTAGATATACATATAAGTTTTTCGGCTGTTTCCATGCAATTTGTTAGACACGTCATTGTCATTTTGTTGTAGGATATAGCAACAAGGGTTGTTGCCCGTGAGCTTAATCTTGAGGAGACACCTGCTTCTAAAGTTATGACTAGGAACCCAATTTTTGTTCTTTCTGACACACTTGCTGTGGAAGCCCTTCAGAAGATGGTTCAAGGTTGGTAGTGCACTGGGAACTAAATGAAGTTTTATACTATTTTGTATCTTGTTACAGACGTGTTTTTTATATTGGTTTGTGCAGGAAAATTTAGACATTTGCCTGTTGTGGAAAATGGAGAGGTTATTGCATTACTTGATATAGCAAAATGCTTATATGATGCTATTGCTCGTATGGAAAGGGCAGCTGAAAAGGGAAAAGCCATCGCTGCCGCTGTTGAAGGTGTTGAAAAAAATTGGGGAACATCTCTATCTGGTTGGTAGAAAATTTTCTCTTTAGTGCCCTTTAGATTATTTGGTCTTAGGCATACCATCTCACTGCAAACTCTCGTACCAAATTTATTCATTTGGTTTCATTACAtttgttataatttttatttgggtAACTTTCAGGACCTAATACATTCATCGAGACACTTCGGGAGCGAATGTTTAGGCCTTCCTTATCTACAATACTTCCAGAGAATTCAAAGTAGGTAATATTttgtttaatattattttttttgttgcaaatttatatgattttattgaaaaataatcTGCAAGTTAGTTTAACACATTATATACTTTTTCAGGGTTGTAACGGTTTCGCCAACTGATACAGTATTGACAGCGACAAAGAAGATGCTTGAACATCGTGCAAGCTCTGCAGTTGTGACCGTTGATCAGAAACCACAGGGAATTTTAACGTGAGTCTCCTTTTATTTGCACTAAATATCAAGGAATAAAAAAGTTACATCCCCATTTTTTTCACACTTTTTAtcaatttgaatttttattgtATAAAAAagaattttcttttcctttctgaAATGTTATAATCTATGCATTCTTCTGTCAGGTCAAAGGATATTTTG
The DNA window shown above is from Euphorbia lathyris chromosome 1, ddEupLath1.1, whole genome shotgun sequence and carries:
- the LOC136228306 gene encoding CBS domain-containing protein CBSCBSPB1, with the translated sequence MASQGGSSRRSMSMPNSSSVIARKKSSEHVGAPESARRTFVSQRAAGGLTGERTVKRLRLSKALTVPETTTIQDACRRMAARRVDALLLTDSNALLCGILTDKDIATRVVARELNLEETPASKVMTRNPIFVLSDTLAVEALQKMVQGKFRHLPVVENGEVIALLDIAKCLYDAIARMERAAEKGKAIAAAVEGVEKNWGTSLSGPNTFIETLRERMFRPSLSTILPENSKVVTVSPTDTVLTATKKMLEHRASSAVVTVDQKPQGILTSKDILMRVISQTLPPDSTLVEKVMTPNPECATTETPIVDALHTMHDGKFLHLPVVDKEGNIVAVLDVLHITHAAVATVGNTAAGANNEAASTMMQKFWDSAMALSPNEDDDDTRSDGSLKLPSEGERSLPYPSSGLNTFGFKIEDKRGRMHRFTSDTRNLTDLITAILQRLGDDIDRNNLPQIMYEDDDHDKVVLESDNDLITAVEHAKFAGLKGLRLHLEYGRRRVSGSGEMEYARSDAWAAAYSAVAAGAALVAGLGVLAYLRRSNY